In Calditrichota bacterium, the genomic window TCTTGGATAAGCCCATCAAGCGCGAGGAGATCCTTACGTTGGTCGTCCAGGCCCTGGCGCGCAGGGACCAGACTTTGCAGCCTCACCCGTGATGGCCAGGCGACCTGCCTCTTGGTTGGAGAATTGCGGGATGGAGCAAATCAAAACCGAAGAGATTCTGGAAATCATCGACAAGCACCGCGCCGCCGGTGGCGACACTATAGCGATTCTGCGCGAGGTTCAGAACAAGTACGGGTTCCTTCCTGAACAGGCGTTGCGCGTGGTGGCTGAGCAACTGCGCCGCCCATTGGTGGAGCTGTACGGCGTGGCGACGTTCTATCGCTCGTTTCGTCTTAAGCCGCGCGGCAAGCACCTGATCTCCGTGTGCATGGGCACAGCCTGCCATGTGCGCGGCTCGCCGATGGTGGTGCAGGAGTTCCAGCGCCAGCTGGGCATCGAGGCCGGCCAGACCACTTCCGACAAGCAATTCACGCTGGAGACGGTGAACTGCCTCGGCGCATGCGCCCTGGGCCCAATGGTCGTCGTGGACGGCCACTACTTCCCTCACATGGCCAAGACCAAGGTGCGCCACGTGCTCGACCGCACGCAGGAAGGACTTGACAAGGTGGACGTTGCCACTGACGAGCGCGTCTTTCCGGTGCAAGTCAACTGTCCGCGGTGCAACCATAGCCTCATGGACCCCGACTACCTCATCGACGGCCACCCGTCCATCCGGCTGACCATTTCCTTCGGGCAGAAACATGGCTGGATTCGCCTGTCGTCGCTGTACGGCAGCTACACCATTGCCTCGGAACACGAAATCCCCATGGACACGATTATCCACAACTTCTGTCCACACTGTCACGCCGAGTTGGTGGGGGCGTCCAATTGCACCGAATGTGGGGCGCCG contains:
- a CDS encoding NAD(P)H-dependent oxidoreductase subunit E, which gives rise to MEQIKTEEILEIIDKHRAAGGDTIAILREVQNKYGFLPEQALRVVAEQLRRPLVELYGVATFYRSFRLKPRGKHLISVCMGTACHVRGSPMVVQEFQRQLGIEAGQTTSDKQFTLETVNCLGACALGPMVVVDGHYFPHMAKTKVRHVLDRTQEGLDKVDVATDERVFPVQVNCPRCNHSLMDPDYLIDGHPSIRLTISFGQKHGWIRLSSLYGSYTIASEHEIPMDTIIHNFCPHCHAELVGASNCTECGAPMFPMVVRGGGMVQICSRRGCKSHMLDLYGVNF